A region of the Myxococcus stipitatus DSM 14675 genome:
TGCGTGCCGCCGCGACGAGCGCCGCGTCGCTCCGTCCTCCCCTTGCCGCCCTGCCTGTCGCATCCACGTGCCTGCTCCCTTTCTCCCTGGGTGAAAAGCGCCGGGGCGCTTCCGCGCGGTCCGTCCGGGGACCTCCTCTTCCCCTCAACATCCGCACGGGCCGCTGAATCCTTTTCCCGCCGAGGTGACTCTCACCGCAAATCGGTGACGTGTCACCCGGGACTTCCCCCTCGACACTCTTTCCCCTCCTCTTCGTGATGCCCGACCCACTTCACTGCTTCTCCACCTTCGTCAGGTCTCATCACCCATGAACGCGTTCCTGCTCCCCCTCCTGGGGGGCGTCCTGCTGGGCGCAGGCGCCTCTCTGTTACTCTTGTTCAACGGTCGCATCGCCGGCATCAGCGGAATCACCGCGGGCCTGCTGACCCCCGCCAAGGCGGACACCGCGTGGCGCGCCGCATTCGTCGGCGGCCTCGCCGTGGGTGGCGTCGTGCTGGCGCTCGTCCGGCCGGAGTCCTTCGGCCCTCCCGTCATCTCCGGCATGGGCGCCACGCTCGCCGCGGGACTGCTCGTGGGCTTCGGCACCCGGCTGGGCAGCGGCTGCACCAGCGGCCACGGGGTCTGCGGCCTCGCGCGAGGCGCCAGGCGCTCGCTGGTCGCCACGCTCACGTTCATGGCCGCGGGCGCGCTCACCGTCTTCGTCACCCGCCATGTGCTGGGAGGTGTCTCGTGAAGGCGGCGGTGATGGCGGGACTGGCGGGACTGCTCTTCGCGCTGGGGCTGGGCATGGGCGGCATGACGGACCCCGCGAAGGTGGTGGGTTTCCTCGATATCGCCGGGGCGTGGGACCCCAGCCTCGCCTTCGTCATGGCGGGCGCGCTGGGCACCTATGGACTCCTGCGCCAGCTCATCGTGCGGCGCGCGAAGCCCGTGCTCGCGAAGGACTTCCCAGCGCCGCCCTCGGCGATGGTGGACGGGCGGCTCGTCGGGGGCGCGGTGCTGTTTGGCATTGGCTGGGGCCTGTCCGGTTACTGCCCGGGGCCCGCGCTGGTGTCCGCGCCGGTGGGAGGCGCCACTGTGTTGCTTTTTGTCGGGGCGATGCTGGTGGGGATGGGTGTTTTTCGCGCCTGGGAAGTCCTCCGCGCCCCCCGAACCTCCAGCCAACCTGGTTGAGCGGGGCACTTCTGGACTACCCGCGGGGCCCGGTGCGGGCTGGAATCGGGCGCTGCGGGGCAACTCTTCTCAGACTTCCGGGCATGTGAATTGATTGGGACATCACATCCGGGCGTTGAGTGCGTTTGCAAAGCTTTGGACGTGTCACCACGGCGAGCAGTGCTGGCTAGGATGTTTTCTCGATGCCGCGCGCCGCGAATAGGTTGCTGGATGTGGACGAAGAGAGGCTCGTCCACCAGTTCCCCGGGCTGGACCGTAAGGCGATGGGTGCGTTCTTCACACCCTCGCCCCTGGTCGAACGGACGCTATCGCTCGCGATGGCGCACCTGGGAGCAGGACCGCTCACCGTGGTTGACCCGGCCTGTGGGGCCGGGGCCTTCCTGTCAGCGGCCTCGAAACTCTGGCCCGGCGCACGCCTGTGCGGCCTGGAGCTGGACCCCGCCGTGGCCCGGCTCTGCCAGGCCCGCGTCCCTGAAGCGGACGTCCGCGAGGGAGACACTTTGAGAGGTGGGCTGGAGCCCATGCTCGCCACCACGCCGCCAGAGCACCGCGAGCTGTGGGTGGGCAACCCTCCCTACAACGGAACATCGCCCGTGCTGAAGGATGCCAGCGCCTACGCGAAGCTGCGTGCGCTGCTCCCGCTGGCGCTGCCGCCCGGCACCAGCCTGCGCGACGACTTCGCCTTCTTCCTCCTGGTGGCCGCGCACCGGCTCTCCACGAGGCCCGGCGTGCTGGCCTTCATCACCCCGGCGAGCTTGCTGGACGCGTTCCTCTACGCGCCGCTGCGCCAGTCCCTCTTGCGCATGCTGACGCTGCGCGAGGTGGTGGACCTGGGGCCCGGCGCCTTCCAGGGCACGCAGGTGCGCACGTGCATCACCGTGTGGTCCTCCCTGCCCGGCCACGTGGACCCGCCGCGCTTCGAGCGGCGAGGCGACTGGCAGCACTTCACGCCCGAGGCCCCCGAGTGGCGCCTGGCCCCCACCACCCCCGAGGCCAGCGCGCTGGATGCCCGCTGGAGCGCGGAGGGAGAGCCGCTCACCACGCTGGTGCCAGTGAGCCTGCCGGGGGTGAAGACGCGCTTCGACGAGCTGCTGGTGGACGCGGACCCGGAGCGGCTGCTCGCGCGGATTCGAGCCTTCGCCGCCGCGACGATGGAGGAGCTGCCGGAGTTCGCGCGCTCGCATGGGCTGCCGGAGGAGCTGCTCCTGAAGCTGCGCGCGCTCAAGGTGGGCCCGCCGCTGGAGGTGGACGCGAAGCACCTGCGGCCCTTCTACCGGTACGGCGGGGCGCGGCACCGAGGCACGCTGCCTCCGGAGACTCGCGCGTTCTGCTACCTGGACCGGCGCTTGATTCCTCGAGGCGACCACCGCCTGCGGGGGCCGTATGACCCTCACG
Encoded here:
- a CDS encoding YeeE/YedE family protein, with the protein product MNAFLLPLLGGVLLGAGASLLLLFNGRIAGISGITAGLLTPAKADTAWRAAFVGGLAVGGVVLALVRPESFGPPVISGMGATLAAGLLVGFGTRLGSGCTSGHGVCGLARGARRSLVATLTFMAAGALTVFVTRHVLGGVS
- a CDS encoding DUF6691 family protein, which produces MKAAVMAGLAGLLFALGLGMGGMTDPAKVVGFLDIAGAWDPSLAFVMAGALGTYGLLRQLIVRRAKPVLAKDFPAPPSAMVDGRLVGGAVLFGIGWGLSGYCPGPALVSAPVGGATVLLFVGAMLVGMGVFRAWEVLRAPRTSSQPG
- a CDS encoding HsdM family class I SAM-dependent methyltransferase, whose translation is MPRAANRLLDVDEERLVHQFPGLDRKAMGAFFTPSPLVERTLSLAMAHLGAGPLTVVDPACGAGAFLSAASKLWPGARLCGLELDPAVARLCQARVPEADVREGDTLRGGLEPMLATTPPEHRELWVGNPPYNGTSPVLKDASAYAKLRALLPLALPPGTSLRDDFAFFLLVAAHRLSTRPGVLAFITPASLLDAFLYAPLRQSLLRMLTLREVVDLGPGAFQGTQVRTCITVWSSLPGHVDPPRFERRGDWQHFTPEAPEWRLAPTTPEASALDARWSAEGEPLTTLVPVSLPGVKTRFDELLVDADPERLLARIRAFAAATMEELPEFARSHGLPEELLLKLRALKVGPPLEVDAKHLRPFYRYGGARHRGTLPPETRAFCYLDRRLIPRGDHRLRGPYDPHVGAVKLLFNVRELPLSAALLEEEGCVHDHRHARFAPLYVPKRLRDEGLRVTRSSTTTEELGPLVPNLSPRGLEWAETLGGPLPAFQAIVRFLNSQEVQRTWAPAFGASRVVPVPLLVPPPGQE